One Mycolicibacterium sp. TUM20985 genomic window, GGTGACCGTCACCGCGGTGACGGGCGAAGTCGATGGGCGCAAGCAGATTTCGTCGATCCTGGTGCCGGTCCCGACGGAGGGTTTCACGGCCCAGCCCGCGTATGACAAGGTCGGCTGGAACGCATCGGATACCCATCCGTTGAGCTTCGACGACGTGCGCGTGCCCGAAGAGAACCTACTCGGCGAGCGTGGTCGCGGCTATGCCAACTTCCTCCGGATTCTCGACGAGGGCCGCATCGCGATCGCCGCCCTGTCGGTGGGTGTCGCTCAGGGATGTGTCGACGAGTGCGTGCGCTACGCCAAGGAGCGTGAGGCGTTCGGCGCCGCGATCGGCACCTACCAGGCCATCGCCTTCAAGGTCGCCCGCATGGAGGCCCGGGCCCACATCGCCCGTACGGCCTACTACGACGCGGCCGCACTGATGTTGGCGGGCAAGCCATTCAAGAAGGAGGCCGCGATCGCCAAGATGGTGGCCAGCGAAGCCGCCATGGACAACGCCCGCGACGGTACCCAGATCTTCGGCGGCTACGGGTTCATCAACGAGTACCCCGTCGCCCGGCACTACCGGGACAGCAAGATCCTCGAAATCGGTGAGGGCACGACCGAAGTGCAGTTGATGCTGATCGCGCGTCAGGTCGGACTGTGACCGACAAGAAGGTCGTCGTGCAGCGGGGGCTGTGGTTCGAGGAGTTCGAACCGGGGGTGCTGTACCAACATCGGCCGGGCCGCACCGTCACCGAGGCCGACAACGTCCTGTTCACCACGCTCACGATGAACACGCAGGCGCTGCACCTGGACGCCGCCTTCTCGGAGGCGTTGCCGCCGTTCAACCAACGGCTGGTGAACTCCATGTTCACGCTGTCGACGCTGGTCGGTCTGTCGGTCGCGCAGTTGACGCAGGGCACCATCGTCGGGAACCTGGGGTTCAGCGACGTCGCGTTCCCGAAACCGCTGTTCCATGGCGACACCCTGTACGCCGAGACCGAGGTGACCGACAAGCGGGAATCCAGGAGCCGGCCGGGGGAGGGCATCGTGACCTTCGCGCACACCGGTCGCAACCAGCACGGTGACGTCGTGGCCACGGCCTCGCGAAAGACGATGGTGCGCAAGCATCCTGGCGGCGATACGGCGGGAGTGGGCTGATGGCGCTCGCCGACAACGGGCCGGGCTGGCTATTCTGCCCGGCCGACCGCCCCGAGCGGTTCGAAAAGGCCGCCGCCGCAGCGGACGTCGTGATCCTCGACCTCGAGGACGGCGTTGCGGCCAAGGACCGGGAGTCCGCCCGCACCGCGCTGCTGGAGACGAGACTCGACCCCGGCCGGACCGTCGTGCGGGTCAACCCGGTGGGCACCGCCGATCACGCCCTCGACGTCGCCGCCCTGGGACGCACCGAGTACCGCACCGTGATGCTGGCCAAGAGCGAGACTCCGGAGCAGATCGGTTCGTTGGCTCCCCTCGACGTGGTGGTCTTGATCGAGACCCCCTTGGCGGCGCTGTCGGTCGCCGAGCTGGCGCGGGTGGACAACGCCGTGGCCGTGATGTGGGGCGCCGAGGACCTGTTCGCGGTCCTGGGCGGCACCGCCAACCGCCACCCCGACGGCAGCTATCGCGATGTCGCGAAACACGTTCGCTCGCAGAGTCTTCTCGCGGCCAAGGCCTACGGCCGGTTGGCGTTGGACTCGGTGTACCTCGACATCAGGGATCTGGAGGGGCTCCGCGCCGAGACCGATGACGCGGTGGCAGTCGGCTTCGACGCGAAGGTCGCCATCCATCCGACCCAGGTCGCGGTGATCAGGGCCGGCTACACCCCGACCGCCGAGCAGGTGCGCTGGGCGCGGGCCGTCCTCGACGCGGCGCGTTCGGAGCGGGGCGTGTTCCAGTTCGACGGCCAGATGGTGGACATGCCGGTGCTGCGTCGCGCTCAGCGGATCGTCCACCTGGCTCCCGCCGAATAGCCCGCTACTTCTGCTTCGCAGCAGCCAATCTGGCTGCGAATTCCGGTGATTCGATGGACTGCGCCTGAGGTCCGAGCTCGATGTCGACTGCCATGCGGTGTTGTTCGGTGTCGACGGTGCCGGGATTGGCGGTCGCCCGCATCGACGCCTTAGTGGCGATCACGACGTCACGCGGTGCCGACGCGGGTCCCGCCGCCAGTTCACGCGCCGCCGCCACGGGATCGTCGGAGACCTGCAGCGCCAGTCCGTACCGCACCGACGCCTCGGCGTCGAATCGCATCCCGAACAGCAGGGAGGCGCGCGCGACCTGCGGGCCGACCGCACGCTGGAGCATCCAGGTGGCGCCCCCACCGGGGTGGATGCCGAGCTTCTGGAACCGCGGGTCGTACAGGGCGGCCGGACCCGAGATGCGGACGTCAGCCGCGAGCGCCAGGTTCAGCCCGGCCCCGACGGCGGCTCCGTTCACCGCGGCGATCGTCGGCAGCGCGCAGTTGGCCACGGCCAGGAAGCCGTCGTAGATCACCCTGAGGCCGTCCGCGGCCGCCGCGCCGAGGGCCGTCAGGTCGGCACCCGCGCAGAACGCCTTACCCGCACCGGTGACGATGACCGCGTGGACGCCGGGATCGTTCTCGGCGGCGTCGACCGCGGCGCGCAACGCCGCGGAGATCTCCGCGGTGACTGCGTTGCGGCGATCGGGATCGTTGACCGTGATGAGGGCGACGCGGTCTAGGACCTGCGTCAGTACGAGATCGGGCACGAGGTCGAGGGTAGTGACCGGCCGTGATGTCGTCGCGACCGGCCACGGCGCCACGACGACATGCGTAGGCTCAGGGGTGAGCCGCTTCGTCGTCGACGATGAGTCGTGCGGAATCCCGTGCGAGTGACATCAACGTGGATTCGATCCGACTGTCGTTTCGCTTCGCGCGACGGCGTTCTCCAATCGAGAAGGATCGCTTGATGGCCCGCAATCATCGCGCATCGTCGTCGGCGGTCGGGGCGTGACCGCCGCACCGTCGCGACGCACCGCGAGCCCCGTCCGCCTGACCCTGTGCAGCCAGCTCGGCCGCCGGGTCGACGGCGCGTGGTGGCCGCACTCCAACCGGCTGGCCAGGGAGCTCCCAGAGCTCGTCGGGGTGCTGTACGGACGGCTCGGTGAAGTCGTCGACATCTCGGTCAACTGGTCGATGTCGGAGAACCTGCCTGATCTGAATTCGCGGCACTGGCAGAACAAGCATCAGCATCTGATGACGGTGACGGGTCGCGATGCCTGCGCCAACCTGCTGATCATCCCGAGTCTGACACCGGGGACGTTGGCGGGGCTGCTGCTACGGATCGCGGCGGGACTGCCCCTGAGCGCCGAGCATCAGGCGACCCCGCTGTTCCGCACCGCCGCCGAGATCCTCGACGCGGCCAGGGGCGACGGAGCTTTGCCGCCGGTACCCGTGCCAACCGACGCGGGCCGGGCCAGAGGCCGCCGCAAGGCGACGCCCTAGCCGACCGATACGCCTAGCTCACCAGCGACAACGCGTGGGCCCGCCGGAGCTTGCCCGACGGCGTCTTCGGGATGACGCCCGGCTGGAGCACGACGACGTTGCGAGGCCGGACGTCGACGTCGGCAAAGACCTCGTGGGCCACCTGACGCTCGATGCGGCGCACCTGCACGGGGTCCGCGAAGTCATTGGATTCGACGGCGACGGCGAAGGTCTCCCGCGACAGGCCGGCATCCAGGCGCACCGCCACCGAACAACCCGGTCGCACACCCGAGACGCGGGTAGCCGCACGTTCGATGTCGGTCGGGTAGATGTTCTTGCCCGCCATGATGATGACGTCCTTCACCCTGCCGCAGACGACGATGTCGCCGACCTCGGTCAGGTAACCCATGTCGCCGGTGTCGTACCAACCCATGTCGTCCTGCGCTCCGATGAAACCGGCCATCGTGATGTAACCCGTGGTGACCGGCTTGCCGCGGACCTGGATCACGCCGACCGCGCGGGTGGGCAGCACCCCGCTGTCCTCGTCGACGATGCGTGCCTCCAGGCCCTCGATCGGCTGACCGAGCGAGACCAGGCGTCGGGTGTTGCCCTTGGTGGCGGGAACGGCGCGATGCAGCACGGCCAGCAGATCGGCGTCGACTTCGTCGACGACCATCCCCGCACCGCACTCGGTGAACGACACGGCGACGGTCGTCTCGGCCATGCCGTAGGCCGGCACGATCGACTCCCGCCGCAAACCGAACGGGGCACCCGCCTCGCACAGATCTTCGACGTCGGCCGGGTCGACCTGTTCGGCTCCGGAGAGTGCCCAGCGCAGCGACGACAGGTCGAACTGACCCGCGGTGGCCTGCCTGCGTAGGCGTTTGGCCAGCAGGTTGTAGGCGAAGTTGGGGGCCGCCGTCATGGTGCCCTTGTACTTGTCGATGAGCTTGGCCCACAGCAGGATGTCGTGCAGGAAGTCCATCGGCGTGACCTTGACGAGCTCGGCACCGAAGTACATCGGCACGGTGAGGAAGCCGGTCATGCCCATGTCGTGAAAGCACGGCAGCCAGCTGACGATCACGTCGGTGTCCGGGTCGAAGTGCGCGCCGACGAACATCGACTCCGCATTGGCCACGATGTTGGCGTGGGAGATGCAGACGGCCTTCGGAAAGCCGGTCGAACCGGAGGTCAGCTGCATCAGCGCGAGGTCGTCGTCGGCGGTGGCCACGGGGTCCACCGCGTCGTGCACCAGCAGGTCCTCCACGGTGAGCACTCGAATTCCGCGCTCGGCCAGGACTGGCGCCGCGGGCATGAACGGATCGGAGACGATGACGACTCGCGCCTCGATCATCCCGATGACGTCCGTCGTCTCCTGTGCCCACCGCATCAGGTCGGTCCGGGGAGTGGGCTGGTGCAGCATGGTCAGGCTGGCGCCGCGCATCCAGATGCCTTGCGCGACGGGGGCGATCTCGACCGGTGCGCCGGCCAATACCGCCACGCGATCCCCGTGTCCGATTCCCGCCGCCGCCAGTCCACCTGCGATGCGTCGCGCGCGCTCGTGAACTTCACCCCAGGTGTGTCGCACGGGTGTCCCAGGGTCGCCCGTGGTCATGCCATTGCGGCTACTGACTGCGTTGGCGAACATGGTGTCAGTGAATGTGCTCACAGGAATCCTTCTGGCTTTGGCGCGTTGGCGGCGATGCAGGTCATGATCGTCGAGCAGTCCTCAGTCGAGCACCTACGAGAGGTAGCGCGGGGACTAGGCGCCAGTGCCGCGGCGTGCAGCACGGAGGACATCATCCTCGACCCTCGCGGGCGGTGATGACAGCGGAAGTGTGAACTCCTCTGGCTAATGCCGCGGGGCACGCGGATCCGGGCGATTGCGGTATCTGGGTCAGTCGGACGCCCTGACTGTACAGAATGAGGCCCTGAATAGAGACCTGGCCCGTCACCGAGGTACCGATCGATGCCGCACCGTCACCTCGCCTCGACCAAAGCAACGCCGGGAGGTGTTCGCTAGCTACTGCACACGTCATCACGTTGCCCCTGATTCCTGGTCGGCATCGAAGGATGGTTCGTCATCCCGTGCATGGTCTCCGCCGACGGCCCGTGCGGCGCGGCGACGCGCCGTCGGTGACCAAAAAGTGATGGCGGGTGCAGGATGGTCGGATGGACATCTCCAAGTGCACCGCACTGGTCATCGAGGGCCGCCGCGGCGTGCAGGCCGGCCTCGCCGACGGTGTCACGGCCCTCTACCCACGACTCGCGAACTAGTGGGCGTCCTGCGAACGCCCGACGACCGATTCGAGCGCCTGCCCGGCCATCCGTTCCCGCCGAATTACGTCCAGGTCGCCACCAAGGGCGTCGACGCCCTCCGCATGCACTACGTGGACGCGGGTCCCGCGGACGGGCCGGTGGTCCTGCTGCTGCACGGCCAACCGACGTGGTCCTACGTCTACCGCAAGGTGATCGGGGTCCTCGCCGAGGCCGGAATGAGGGTGATCGCTCCCGACAACATCGGCTACGGTCGCTCCGACAAGCTTACGGACGCAACCGATTACACGTTCGCGCGTCATGTCGACTGGCTGCACGACTTCGTCACGGCACTGGACCTGCGCGAGATCACCCTCGTCGCGCAGGACTGGGGCGGACCCCTCGGGTTGAGCGTGCTGGCCCGCGATCAGGGCCGCTTCGCCCGCGTCGTCGCCACCAACACCATCCTGCACACGTGCGACCCCGCGCTGGAGGGCCAACTCACCTGGGCCCACCACGGAGTGGGCGACGGCAGGATGATGTTGCAGGAGACGCTGTTGGACTACGTGGCGTTCTACCAGCGGGCGCCCGACATCGTGCCCAGCCTCTTCTTGAACGCGGTCGCAGGTCCGCTGCCCGAAGACGTGCGGGCCGCCTACGACGCCCCCTTCCCGAACAAGTCCTACAAGGCGGGTCTGCGTCAGCTCATCGCGCTGATCCCGCTCACCCGCAACGATCCGGGCGCGGCCATCGGCCGCGCCACCATGGCCGTGTTGGAGCAGTGGGAGAAGCCATTCCTCACCGCCTACTCCGACGGGGACCCCGCGACCTGCGGCTGGGATCACGTCTTCCAGCAGCGCGTTCCGGGTGCGCGCGGGCAGAACCACGTGAGCATCACCGGTGCCGGACACTTCGTCCAGGAGCAGCGCGGCGAGGAACTTGGCCGCATCGTGGCAGACTTCGTGGCTCACACCTCGCCGCCGACCACCTGAGAGCGGGCTAACACCCTCGGGCTAGGACTTGCGAAGCAGTGCTGCCGCACGGACGTCGTCGCCGACGCGCAGCGCGATGTGCGCCTCCCCGCCGCGGCGGGCATATCCGATCGTCACCTCTTCGCCGTACCTGATGGGTTTGCGGTACTCGACAACCGCCCGGTACGGCGCCTCGCACAGATCTGGCTCCAGGGCCATCACCTCGTGGATCGCGTGCCAGTAGGCGGTGTTGGTGACGTGTTGAAAGATGTCGATGTCCGTGCGGCGCAAGCCAAATGGAGCCACGGTGTCGAACTCGTCGGGATTCTGGAGCCACGGCCGCCACTTCAGGCGGTGCTCGTCGGCAGTGCTCGCAAACCTGTCGATGAGGGTCTGGGTCACCCGGGAGGGCGTCAGGGTGTCCTTGTTCATGCAAATCCAGAAGCCCTCGGTCTGGATCCGGCCGCCCTCGGCGCCGACCAGGTCGACCCGCATGGTGCACCACCGCGTCGACAGCGCCGAGCACCACCGGCTGAACGTCACGTCGTTGGGCCACTCGATCGGCTCGATCACGTCGATGACGGTGCGGTTGACGATCCAGTGCGGATGCGCCTCGGCCTCTCCGGCGTCGACGAGGTTCTCCGCACCCACCTCCTGGATGTAGCGGGCCACGCCGTCGAGGCGCAGGTGGAGGTGCTCGTCCATGTCGCTGGTCGCCACCGGCCATGACGTCCGGTAGACGTAACCGTCGGCAGGGAGGGCGCGCAGAGGGCGGTCGACTTCGGGATTGCTCATTGCGTTCCTGTGTACCCGACTCACTCGTCCAGCGGATCACCCGTGACGACGTCGGTGATGGTGATGTCGATGGGTCGGCGATCGGCGGGCGAGTGGCCCAGCAGCTCGGCGATCACCTCGATGGTGGTGGCGCGGATGTGGCCGGCGAGCTCGTTGAGCGGTGTGCCGTAGCTGCCGGTGATCTCGATCAGCACTCCGAGGAGGGTGTCGGACTGGGTGTCGATGTCGAAGACGAT contains:
- a CDS encoding acyl-CoA dehydrogenase family protein; the protein is MTDFLSTGTLPDHYEQLAKTVRDFARSVVAPVSAKHDAEHSFPYEVVSGMAEMGLFGLPFPEEYGGMGGDYFALCLALEELGKVDQSVAITLEAGVSLGAMPVYRFGNDAQKQEWLPLLASGKALGAFGLTEAGGGTDAGATKTTAKLDDGHWVINGSKQFITNSGTDITKLVTVTAVTGEVDGRKQISSILVPVPTEGFTAQPAYDKVGWNASDTHPLSFDDVRVPEENLLGERGRGYANFLRILDEGRIAIAALSVGVAQGCVDECVRYAKEREAFGAAIGTYQAIAFKVARMEARAHIARTAYYDAAALMLAGKPFKKEAAIAKMVASEAAMDNARDGTQIFGGYGFINEYPVARHYRDSKILEIGEGTTEVQLMLIARQVGL
- a CDS encoding MaoC family dehydratase, with translation MTDKKVVVQRGLWFEEFEPGVLYQHRPGRTVTEADNVLFTTLTMNTQALHLDAAFSEALPPFNQRLVNSMFTLSTLVGLSVAQLTQGTIVGNLGFSDVAFPKPLFHGDTLYAETEVTDKRESRSRPGEGIVTFAHTGRNQHGDVVATASRKTMVRKHPGGDTAGVG
- a CDS encoding HpcH/HpaI aldolase/citrate lyase family protein, yielding MALADNGPGWLFCPADRPERFEKAAAAADVVILDLEDGVAAKDRESARTALLETRLDPGRTVVRVNPVGTADHALDVAALGRTEYRTVMLAKSETPEQIGSLAPLDVVVLIETPLAALSVAELARVDNAVAVMWGAEDLFAVLGGTANRHPDGSYRDVAKHVRSQSLLAAKAYGRLALDSVYLDIRDLEGLRAETDDAVAVGFDAKVAIHPTQVAVIRAGYTPTAEQVRWARAVLDAARSERGVFQFDGQMVDMPVLRRAQRIVHLAPAE
- a CDS encoding enoyl-CoA hydratase; translated protein: MPDLVLTQVLDRVALITVNDPDRRNAVTAEISAALRAAVDAAENDPGVHAVIVTGAGKAFCAGADLTALGAAAADGLRVIYDGFLAVANCALPTIAAVNGAAVGAGLNLALAADVRISGPAALYDPRFQKLGIHPGGGATWMLQRAVGPQVARASLLFGMRFDAEASVRYGLALQVSDDPVAAARELAAGPASAPRDVVIATKASMRATANPGTVDTEQHRMAVDIELGPQAQSIESPEFAARLAAAKQK
- a CDS encoding DUF5994 family protein, which encodes MTAAPSRRTASPVRLTLCSQLGRRVDGAWWPHSNRLARELPELVGVLYGRLGEVVDISVNWSMSENLPDLNSRHWQNKHQHLMTVTGRDACANLLIIPSLTPGTLAGLLLRIAAGLPLSAEHQATPLFRTAAEILDAARGDGALPPVPVPTDAGRARGRRKATP
- a CDS encoding fatty acyl-AMP ligase — its product is MSTFTDTMFANAVSSRNGMTTGDPGTPVRHTWGEVHERARRIAGGLAAAGIGHGDRVAVLAGAPVEIAPVAQGIWMRGASLTMLHQPTPRTDLMRWAQETTDVIGMIEARVVIVSDPFMPAAPVLAERGIRVLTVEDLLVHDAVDPVATADDDLALMQLTSGSTGFPKAVCISHANIVANAESMFVGAHFDPDTDVIVSWLPCFHDMGMTGFLTVPMYFGAELVKVTPMDFLHDILLWAKLIDKYKGTMTAAPNFAYNLLAKRLRRQATAGQFDLSSLRWALSGAEQVDPADVEDLCEAGAPFGLRRESIVPAYGMAETTVAVSFTECGAGMVVDEVDADLLAVLHRAVPATKGNTRRLVSLGQPIEGLEARIVDEDSGVLPTRAVGVIQVRGKPVTTGYITMAGFIGAQDDMGWYDTGDMGYLTEVGDIVVCGRVKDVIIMAGKNIYPTDIERAATRVSGVRPGCSVAVRLDAGLSRETFAVAVESNDFADPVQVRRIERQVAHEVFADVDVRPRNVVVLQPGVIPKTPSGKLRRAHALSLVS
- a CDS encoding haloalkane dehalogenase, which produces MGVLRTPDDRFERLPGHPFPPNYVQVATKGVDALRMHYVDAGPADGPVVLLLHGQPTWSYVYRKVIGVLAEAGMRVIAPDNIGYGRSDKLTDATDYTFARHVDWLHDFVTALDLREITLVAQDWGGPLGLSVLARDQGRFARVVATNTILHTCDPALEGQLTWAHHGVGDGRMMLQETLLDYVAFYQRAPDIVPSLFLNAVAGPLPEDVRAAYDAPFPNKSYKAGLRQLIALIPLTRNDPGAAIGRATMAVLEQWEKPFLTAYSDGDPATCGWDHVFQQRVPGARGQNHVSITGAGHFVQEQRGEELGRIVADFVAHTSPPTT
- a CDS encoding acyl-[acyl-carrier-protein] thioesterase, producing the protein MSNPEVDRPLRALPADGYVYRTSWPVATSDMDEHLHLRLDGVARYIQEVGAENLVDAGEAEAHPHWIVNRTVIDVIEPIEWPNDVTFSRWCSALSTRWCTMRVDLVGAEGGRIQTEGFWICMNKDTLTPSRVTQTLIDRFASTADEHRLKWRPWLQNPDEFDTVAPFGLRRTDIDIFQHVTNTAYWHAIHEVMALEPDLCEAPYRAVVEYRKPIRYGEEVTIGYARRGGEAHIALRVGDDVRAAALLRKS